A part of Solicola gregarius genomic DNA contains:
- a CDS encoding amino acid deaminase/aldolase: MAPTVLPGMERIERLTADLDPPFAVVDEATLWRNADELVRRAAGKPIRVASKSVRVRALLERVLQRPGYAGVLAYSIGEANWLADNGFDDILVAYPSVDRKAIRDLAADERRATAITVMIDSTDHLDLIDRAAPRHTDIQVCVDVDASLRIGPVHLGVRRSPIRTPAQASRLAKAITERNGFRLNAVMFYDAQIAGMPDSSPAVRMVKRRSADELVDRRAAVVDAVRAYAEPKVVNAGGTGSLDVLNTDTTATELAAGSGLFMPTLFDSYDDFAAHPAAMFALGVVRKPRKEIATLYSGGYVASGAPGKARVPTPVWPPGLALLGAEAAGEVQTPVKGRSARALSLGDRVWLRHAKAGEMCERFDSVRLVGRASFETLPTYRGEGLNFG, encoded by the coding sequence ATGGCACCGACCGTTCTCCCCGGCATGGAGCGCATCGAGCGGCTCACCGCCGACCTCGACCCACCGTTCGCCGTCGTCGACGAGGCGACGCTGTGGCGCAATGCCGACGAGCTCGTACGCCGCGCGGCGGGCAAGCCGATTCGCGTCGCATCCAAGTCGGTACGGGTGCGCGCGCTGCTCGAGCGGGTCCTGCAGCGCCCCGGGTACGCGGGCGTGCTCGCGTACTCGATCGGTGAAGCCAACTGGCTGGCCGACAACGGCTTCGACGACATCCTCGTCGCGTACCCGAGCGTGGACCGCAAGGCCATCCGCGACCTCGCCGCCGACGAACGCCGCGCCACCGCGATCACCGTCATGATCGACAGCACCGACCATCTCGACCTGATCGACCGGGCCGCGCCGCGCCACACCGACATCCAGGTCTGCGTCGACGTCGACGCGTCGCTGCGCATCGGCCCCGTGCACCTCGGCGTCCGACGGTCCCCGATCCGCACCCCCGCACAGGCTTCCCGCCTCGCGAAGGCGATCACCGAACGCAACGGCTTCCGCCTCAACGCGGTGATGTTCTACGACGCCCAGATCGCCGGCATGCCCGACTCGTCGCCCGCGGTCCGGATGGTCAAGCGGCGCAGCGCCGACGAGCTGGTCGACCGGCGGGCCGCCGTCGTCGACGCCGTACGCGCGTACGCCGAGCCGAAGGTCGTGAACGCCGGCGGCACCGGCAGCCTCGACGTACTCAACACCGACACGACCGCGACCGAGCTCGCCGCGGGCTCGGGCCTGTTCATGCCGACGCTGTTCGACTCGTACGACGACTTCGCCGCCCATCCTGCGGCGATGTTCGCCCTCGGCGTCGTACGCAAGCCGCGCAAGGAGATCGCGACGCTCTACTCCGGTGGCTACGTCGCCTCCGGGGCACCCGGCAAGGCGCGCGTGCCCACCCCGGTCTGGCCGCCCGGGCTCGCCCTGCTCGGCGCGGAGGCCGCCGGCGAGGTCCAGACTCCCGTGAAGGGTCGCAGCGCACGTGCCTTGAGCCTCGGCGACCGCGTCTGGCTTCGGCACGCCAAGGCGGGCGAGATGTGCGAGCGATTCGATAGCGTGCGACTGGTTGGGCGCGCGTCATTTGAGACGTTGCCGACGTACCGCGGCGAGGGCCTCAACTTCGGATGA
- a CDS encoding D-arabinono-1,4-lactone oxidase — translation MSTADPWRNWADSASCEPDLIAHPSTATEVSDLVRNAERHDQRVKAVGSGHSFTSIAVTDGVLLDMSDLDDLIGVDRLRNRVTVGAGMTLCRLNAHLHKHGLALPNLGDIDQQTISGAVSTGTHGTGGALHGIAKAIVGLDLVHADGSIGQITEDDGDVFDAARVSLGALGITTAVTLQCVPAFLLHAHEAPMALGDVLDNIDSLVDDNDHFEFYWFPHTEQTMTKRNNRVADDAERKPVGRIRGFIDDELLSNTAFELLNRVATMRRRIVPRLNRLSSKALSERQYTDDSYRVFCSPRRVRFREMEYAVPRDRLPDVLTDVKAWIDGHDELVSFPIEVRFTAPDDIWMSTGYDRANAYIAVHQYHRMDYEPYFRGIEQILTSADGRPHWGKLHTLDSVALRGRYPRFDDFVAVRDKLDPNGMFRNDYLDRVLGPPPA, via the coding sequence ATGAGCACAGCCGACCCATGGCGCAACTGGGCCGACTCGGCCTCCTGCGAGCCCGACCTGATCGCGCATCCGAGCACGGCCACCGAGGTGTCCGACCTGGTGCGTAACGCCGAGCGCCACGACCAGCGTGTCAAGGCGGTCGGATCCGGCCACTCGTTCACGTCGATCGCCGTCACCGACGGCGTACTCCTCGACATGAGCGACCTCGACGACCTGATCGGCGTCGATCGGTTGCGCAACCGGGTCACCGTGGGTGCAGGCATGACGCTGTGCCGACTCAATGCGCACCTGCACAAGCACGGCCTCGCATTGCCGAACCTCGGCGACATCGACCAGCAGACGATCTCCGGCGCCGTCAGCACCGGCACCCACGGCACCGGCGGCGCACTGCACGGCATCGCCAAGGCGATCGTCGGGCTCGACCTGGTCCACGCCGACGGGAGCATCGGCCAGATCACCGAGGACGACGGCGACGTGTTCGACGCCGCCCGGGTCAGTCTCGGCGCGCTCGGCATCACCACTGCCGTCACGCTGCAATGCGTACCCGCGTTCCTGCTGCACGCGCACGAGGCACCGATGGCGCTGGGCGACGTACTCGACAACATCGACTCGCTCGTCGACGACAATGACCACTTCGAGTTCTACTGGTTCCCGCATACCGAGCAGACGATGACCAAGCGCAACAACCGTGTCGCCGACGACGCCGAGCGTAAGCCGGTCGGTCGCATCCGCGGGTTCATCGACGACGAGCTGCTCAGCAACACCGCGTTCGAGCTGCTCAACCGGGTTGCAACGATGCGGCGCCGCATCGTGCCGAGGCTCAATCGCCTTTCCAGCAAGGCGTTGTCCGAACGCCAGTACACCGACGACTCCTACCGCGTCTTCTGCTCGCCTCGCCGCGTGCGATTCCGCGAGATGGAGTACGCGGTGCCGCGCGACCGGCTGCCCGACGTACTCACCGACGTGAAGGCGTGGATCGACGGGCACGACGAGCTCGTCTCGTTCCCGATCGAGGTACGCTTCACCGCCCCCGACGACATCTGGATGTCCACCGGGTACGACCGCGCCAACGCGTACATCGCCGTTCACCAGTACCACCGGATGGACTACGAGCCGTACTTCAGGGGGATCGAGCAGATCCTCACGTCGGCAGACGGCCGGCCCCACTGGGGCAAGCTCCATACGCTCGACTCCGTCGCACTGCGCGGACGCTATCCCCGCTTCGACGACTTCGTGGCCGTACGCGACAAGCTCGATCCGAATGGGATGTTCCGCAACGACTACCTCGACCGAGTGCTCGGTCCGCCACCGGCATGA
- a CDS encoding DUF4032 domain-containing protein, giving the protein MSIRLRATRPDPALIRLPWNVPLADWDPALDVPLARGISRHVVRFVRAGDTVVAVKETRESFANREYGLLRNLDRIGVPAVKAVAVVTGRETPVGEPIEPALVTRVLPQSLPYRSLFSHKLREDTLERVIDALVLLLVRLHLEGFYWGDCSLSNVLFRRNTDELEAYLVDAETGELHENLSDGQRAYDIDLLRTNAFGELLDLQAGGMLGDEDDAVEIVDQIVQRYEGLWEEITGIEEFGLDEMWRIQQRIERLNERGFDVEEIDIVTDLGGDYVRIQPKVLDAGHHCRRLRGLTGLDVPDSQARRLLNDLDAYTASHELGDEDSMTVAHQWLTQVYQPLEEMIPTEYTDVVETPQVFHDVLVHRWALSEAAGHEVDFFETARSYIENELPATVETLRTAAAAT; this is encoded by the coding sequence ATGAGCATTCGACTGCGGGCGACCCGGCCTGATCCCGCACTCATCCGGCTGCCGTGGAACGTACCGCTGGCGGACTGGGACCCTGCGCTCGACGTCCCACTCGCCCGCGGCATCTCCCGGCACGTCGTTCGATTCGTACGCGCGGGCGACACAGTCGTCGCGGTCAAGGAGACGCGGGAGTCGTTTGCCAACCGGGAGTACGGCCTGCTCCGCAACCTCGACCGCATCGGCGTACCGGCCGTCAAGGCCGTGGCGGTCGTGACCGGCCGCGAGACACCGGTCGGAGAGCCCATCGAGCCCGCCCTGGTCACCCGCGTGCTGCCGCAGTCGCTCCCGTACCGCTCGCTGTTCTCGCACAAGCTGCGCGAGGACACCCTGGAGCGGGTGATCGACGCCCTCGTCTTACTGCTCGTGCGTCTGCACCTCGAGGGCTTCTACTGGGGTGACTGCTCACTCTCCAACGTGCTGTTCCGGCGTAACACCGACGAGCTCGAGGCGTACCTCGTCGACGCCGAGACCGGCGAGCTGCACGAAAACCTGAGCGACGGCCAGCGGGCGTACGACATCGACCTGCTGCGGACGAATGCGTTCGGCGAGCTCCTCGACCTGCAGGCGGGCGGCATGCTCGGCGACGAGGACGACGCCGTCGAGATCGTCGACCAGATCGTGCAGCGCTACGAGGGTCTGTGGGAGGAGATCACCGGCATCGAGGAGTTCGGGCTCGATGAGATGTGGCGGATACAGCAGCGAATCGAGCGGTTGAACGAGCGCGGCTTCGACGTCGAGGAGATCGACATCGTCACCGACCTCGGCGGCGACTACGTACGCATCCAGCCGAAGGTGCTCGACGCGGGACACCACTGCCGTCGCCTGCGTGGGCTCACCGGCCTCGACGTACCCGACAGCCAAGCGCGCCGGCTGCTCAACGACCTCGACGCATACACCGCATCGCACGAGCTCGGCGACGAGGACTCGATGACGGTCGCCCACCAGTGGCTGACCCAGGTCTACCAACCGCTCGAGGAGATGATCCCAACCGAGTACACCGACGTCGTCGAGACGCCGCAGGTGTTCCACGACGTGCTCGTGCATCGCTGGGCACTGTCGGAGGCAGCCGGCCACGAGGTCGACTTCTTCGAGACCGCCCGGTCGTACATCGAAAACGAGCTGCCCGCCACCGTCGAGACCCTCCGCACGGCCGCGGCGGCGACCTGA
- a CDS encoding YdeI/OmpD-associated family protein produces MDILEFPDAAVWEAWLDVNHAEQTEAWLRIRKRHADLALVTISEAAEGAFCFGWIDGQRRAYDDGSFLQRYSPRRKRSPWSQVNVEKVESLIAAGRMRPSGLAEVEAAKADGRWDAAYEPQRTADVPADLAEALAGSARARGAFESMGRSERYAVILPLLKARTPELRQKALAREIARLEA; encoded by the coding sequence ATGGACATCCTCGAGTTTCCTGACGCGGCCGTCTGGGAGGCATGGCTGGACGTCAACCACGCCGAGCAGACCGAGGCCTGGCTGCGGATCCGCAAGCGCCACGCGGACCTCGCGTTGGTCACGATCTCCGAGGCGGCCGAGGGTGCATTCTGTTTCGGTTGGATCGACGGTCAGCGCCGGGCGTACGACGACGGCTCCTTCCTGCAGCGGTATTCGCCGCGACGCAAGCGGAGTCCGTGGTCGCAGGTGAACGTCGAGAAGGTCGAGAGTTTGATCGCCGCCGGACGCATGCGCCCGTCCGGACTCGCGGAGGTCGAGGCGGCCAAGGCCGACGGCCGCTGGGACGCCGCGTACGAGCCTCAGCGAACAGCGGACGTGCCGGCCGACCTTGCGGAGGCGCTCGCCGGGAGCGCTCGGGCTCGTGGCGCGTTCGAGAGCATGGGCAGGTCGGAGCGCTACGCGGTGATCCTGCCGCTGCTCAAGGCGCGTACGCCCGAGCTGCGACAGAAGGCGCTCGCGCGAGAGATCGCCCGCCTCGAGGCGTAG
- a CDS encoding VOC family protein — protein MSLRGFATLNIWADDVPAAAAWYAEFLGVEPYFERSGPEGAAVYVEFRIGDYQSELGIIDRRFAPAGASTEPGGAIMHWHVDDLGSAVERLLSMGAREYEPITPRGDSGFVTASVVDPFGNVLGVMSNPHYLEMLESIRA, from the coding sequence ATGAGCCTGCGAGGATTCGCCACCCTGAACATCTGGGCGGACGACGTGCCCGCTGCTGCCGCCTGGTACGCCGAGTTCCTGGGCGTCGAACCGTACTTCGAGCGTTCCGGACCCGAAGGCGCGGCCGTGTACGTCGAGTTCCGGATCGGCGACTACCAGTCGGAGCTCGGCATCATCGATCGTCGGTTCGCGCCCGCGGGTGCGTCGACGGAGCCCGGAGGCGCGATCATGCACTGGCACGTCGACGACCTCGGCAGCGCGGTTGAGCGCCTGCTCTCGATGGGCGCCCGCGAGTACGAGCCGATCACGCCGCGAGGCGACTCGGGATTCGTGACCGCGTCGGTCGTCGACCCGTTCGGGAACGTGCTCGGCGTGATGTCCAACCCGCACTACCTCGAGATGCTCGAGTCGATACGGGCGTGA
- a CDS encoding vWA domain-containing protein: MRRHLTTAAVIALVAATACSNASDEADDQPASIDARAFYEEYEAGADDDSQRLFGTAEAEDGAIAPDAGSPEKIVPCNDCGPLPPRREPPITAGNTFDDAGTNPVVNAAKQPTSTFGLDVDTGSYRVAQHLLKRNLLPPGASVRPEEWINAYDYGTAAPTTSDLGVSAETSASPRTSTQLLRVGVDAREFPDSERPPAALTFVVDTSGSMDIRERLGLVKASLALLAKSLRPDDTISIVTYDNQARSVLEPTSVDDTDTILAAIDDLKPGGGTNLSAGVDLGYKYAAQSADKAGINAVILASDGVANIGLTNPSGLADKVNSAASKDDIQLVTVGYGMGNYNDDLMEQLADQGQGFYSYVSTYADAKRLFVDDLTGTLGVVANDAKAQVEFDPAAVESYRLIGYENRAMSDAEFDDSTADAGEVGSGMDVTALYEVTPSEDAAPSAPIGTATVRWESATGGSQEEASTEIRMPGISAAPSDATQLAGTVAEFAETIKHDQGTKALDVRLRALRDTADSLADDGVEGAGELSTMIGQAIEAHPTGGPYEIQ; this comes from the coding sequence ATGAGACGCCACCTGACCACCGCCGCTGTCATCGCCCTCGTCGCAGCGACCGCTTGCAGCAACGCGTCCGACGAGGCCGATGACCAACCCGCCAGCATCGATGCGCGAGCGTTCTACGAGGAGTACGAAGCGGGTGCCGACGACGACTCGCAGAGGCTGTTCGGCACCGCCGAGGCCGAGGACGGCGCCATCGCACCCGATGCGGGCTCTCCCGAGAAGATCGTTCCCTGCAACGACTGTGGGCCTTTGCCTCCACGTCGCGAGCCGCCGATCACCGCCGGCAACACGTTCGACGATGCCGGCACGAATCCGGTCGTCAACGCCGCGAAGCAGCCGACGTCGACGTTCGGACTCGACGTCGACACGGGCTCGTACCGCGTTGCGCAACACCTGCTCAAGCGAAACCTGCTGCCTCCCGGGGCGTCCGTTCGTCCGGAGGAGTGGATCAACGCGTACGACTACGGCACTGCTGCTCCGACGACGTCCGACCTCGGGGTCTCGGCCGAGACCTCGGCGTCGCCGCGTACGTCGACCCAACTGCTGCGGGTAGGCGTCGATGCGCGCGAGTTCCCGGACAGCGAGCGCCCTCCCGCGGCGCTGACGTTCGTCGTCGACACCTCCGGCTCGATGGACATTCGAGAGCGACTTGGACTGGTGAAGGCGTCACTGGCCTTGCTCGCAAAGAGCCTGCGTCCCGACGACACGATCTCGATCGTCACGTACGACAACCAGGCACGCAGCGTGCTCGAACCGACCTCGGTCGACGACACCGACACGATCCTGGCCGCGATCGACGACCTGAAGCCCGGAGGCGGCACAAATCTCTCGGCAGGTGTCGACCTGGGATACAAGTACGCCGCGCAGTCCGCCGACAAGGCAGGCATCAACGCGGTGATCCTCGCGTCCGACGGAGTCGCGAACATCGGGCTGACAAACCCGAGCGGCCTTGCAGACAAGGTCAACTCGGCCGCGTCCAAGGACGACATTCAGCTGGTCACCGTCGGCTATGGAATGGGCAACTACAACGACGACCTGATGGAACAGCTCGCCGACCAGGGTCAGGGCTTCTACTCGTACGTCAGCACGTACGCCGATGCGAAGCGCCTGTTCGTCGACGACCTCACCGGCACGCTGGGCGTGGTGGCGAACGACGCGAAGGCGCAGGTCGAGTTCGATCCCGCGGCGGTCGAGTCGTATCGGCTGATCGGCTACGAGAACCGCGCGATGTCCGACGCCGAGTTCGACGACTCCACGGCGGATGCGGGCGAGGTGGGCTCAGGCATGGATGTCACTGCCCTGTATGAGGTGACGCCGTCCGAGGACGCAGCGCCGAGCGCGCCGATCGGCACGGCGACCGTGCGCTGGGAGTCCGCGACCGGAGGCTCACAGGAGGAGGCGTCAACGGAGATCCGGATGCCGGGTATCTCCGCCGCACCGTCCGACGCCACGCAGCTCGCCGGCACCGTGGCGGAGTTCGCCGAGACGATCAAGCACGACCAAGGCACCAAGGCGCTTGACGTCCGCCTGCGTGCGTTACGGGACACCGCCGACTCACTTGCGGACGACGGCGTCGAGGGCGCGGGCGAGCTGAGCACGATGATCGGCCAAGCCATCGAGGCGCATCCGACCGGCGGGCCGTACGAGATCCAGTGA
- a CDS encoding acyl-CoA dehydrogenase family protein, with product MTVERLLPTPEAYDLIDLTRQICAEQIAPRVATDEATEHFPRDHFALLGKAGLLGLPYPEEYGGGAQPYEVYLQVLEEIASVSMSIGVGTSVHSLATSAVAKHGTPEQQASLLPGVLGGEMLGAYCLSEPQAGSDVAGMTTKAVLDGDAYVLNGVKAWITHGSRADFYLAFVRTAPDRTSGISAFYVPADTEGLSFGAPEKKMGLTASTTTQVLFDDARVPAELRIGEEGEGMRIALGALDSGRLGIAACATGLAQAALDAATQYAGERSQFGRAIGDFQGLQFLLADMAAATESARAAYVLAARLRDAGRPFSRQASVAKLVATDAAMQVTTDAVQVFGGYGYTREFPVERYMREAKVAQIFEGTNQIQRMVIARDLLR from the coding sequence ATGACCGTGGAGCGACTTCTTCCTACGCCCGAGGCGTACGACCTGATCGACCTCACCCGGCAGATCTGCGCAGAGCAGATCGCGCCGCGGGTCGCGACGGATGAGGCCACCGAGCACTTCCCGCGTGACCACTTCGCGCTGCTGGGCAAGGCGGGACTGCTCGGGCTCCCGTACCCGGAGGAGTACGGCGGCGGGGCGCAGCCGTACGAGGTGTACCTGCAGGTGCTCGAGGAGATCGCGAGCGTGTCGATGTCGATCGGCGTCGGCACCTCGGTGCACTCGCTCGCAACGTCCGCGGTCGCCAAGCACGGTACGCCCGAGCAGCAGGCATCGTTGCTCCCTGGCGTTCTCGGCGGCGAGATGTTGGGCGCGTACTGCCTGTCGGAGCCGCAGGCGGGCTCCGATGTCGCGGGTATGACCACCAAGGCGGTACTCGACGGCGACGCGTACGTGCTGAACGGCGTCAAGGCCTGGATCACCCATGGCAGCCGGGCCGACTTCTATCTCGCATTCGTACGCACGGCGCCCGACCGCACCTCGGGTATCAGTGCGTTCTATGTGCCCGCCGACACCGAGGGCCTGAGCTTCGGAGCACCCGAGAAGAAGATGGGCCTCACGGCGTCGACGACCACGCAGGTGCTGTTCGACGATGCCCGCGTGCCGGCCGAGCTGAGGATCGGCGAGGAGGGCGAAGGGATGCGCATCGCCCTTGGCGCATTGGACTCTGGCCGCCTCGGTATCGCTGCGTGTGCGACCGGCCTGGCGCAGGCGGCGCTTGACGCGGCGACGCAGTACGCAGGCGAGCGATCGCAGTTCGGTCGTGCGATCGGCGACTTCCAGGGCCTGCAGTTTCTGTTGGCCGATATGGCGGCGGCCACCGAGTCGGCGCGGGCGGCGTACGTGCTCGCCGCCCGGCTGCGTGACGCGGGGCGGCCGTTCAGCAGGCAGGCGTCGGTCGCGAAACTGGTCGCGACGGATGCCGCGATGCAGGTGACGACCGATGCGGTGCAGGTTTTCGGCGGGTACGGCTATACGCGTGAATTCCCGGTCGAGCGGTACATGCGCGAAGCGAAGGTGGCGCAGATCTTCGAGGGCACCAACCAGATCCAGCGGATGGTCATCGCCCGCGACCTGCTCCGCTGA
- the rlmB gene encoding 23S rRNA (guanosine(2251)-2'-O)-methyltransferase RlmB — MAGNSKRKGAIKRTGKGNPTAGSGGRRRRGLEGKGPTPKATERPGHKAYRAARTDDRRKASRPRKPPSSKDGGAEWVAGRNPVVELVREGVPISGIYVVEGTARDERLREIFAYAAERGISMLETTRTDLDSLTGGASHQGVAAKLPAYEYADPDALVEAAAEAGEPSLIVMLDGITDPRNLGAIVRSAAGFGAHGVVVPDRRAAGMTAAAWKTSAGAAARVPVARTVNLTRQLKAYQRAGLMVVGLAADGTESITDLHLADGPLVVVIGSEGKGLSRLVSETCDVLASIPMGSSLESLNAGVAAGVALYEVARVRS; from the coding sequence ATGGCCGGCAACAGCAAGCGCAAGGGTGCGATCAAGCGCACAGGCAAGGGCAACCCCACAGCGGGTTCGGGAGGTCGCCGCCGGCGCGGGCTCGAGGGCAAGGGCCCGACACCGAAGGCGACGGAGCGCCCCGGCCACAAGGCGTACCGCGCCGCGCGCACAGACGATCGCCGTAAGGCGTCGAGGCCCCGCAAACCGCCGTCGTCCAAGGACGGCGGCGCCGAGTGGGTAGCAGGGCGCAACCCGGTCGTCGAGCTCGTACGCGAGGGCGTGCCGATCTCCGGCATCTACGTCGTCGAGGGCACCGCACGTGACGAGCGGCTGCGTGAGATCTTCGCGTACGCGGCGGAGCGCGGCATTTCGATGCTCGAGACGACCCGCACCGATCTCGACTCGCTCACCGGCGGGGCATCCCACCAGGGTGTTGCGGCGAAGCTACCGGCCTACGAGTACGCCGACCCGGACGCGCTCGTCGAGGCGGCCGCAGAGGCCGGCGAGCCATCGCTGATCGTGATGCTCGACGGCATCACCGACCCGCGCAACCTGGGCGCGATCGTACGCTCGGCGGCCGGATTCGGTGCGCACGGCGTTGTGGTGCCGGACCGACGCGCGGCCGGGATGACCGCCGCCGCATGGAAGACGTCAGCGGGTGCCGCCGCTCGGGTGCCGGTCGCGCGTACGGTCAACCTGACCCGGCAGCTGAAGGCGTACCAGCGGGCCGGGCTGATGGTGGTCGGGCTCGCCGCCGACGGCACCGAGTCGATCACCGACCTGCATCTGGCCGACGGTCCGCTCGTGGTCGTCATCGGCAGCGAGGGCAAGGGACTGTCGCGGCTGGTGAGCGAGACGTGCGACGTACTCGCATCGATCCCGATGGGGTCGAGCCTCGAGTCGCTCAACGCCGGTGTCGCGGCCGGGGTCGCGCTGTACGAGGTGGCCCGCGTACGATCCTGA
- the cysS gene encoding cysteine--tRNA ligase yields the protein MNLRLYDTATRKIHDFVPITPGHVGIYHCGLTVQGPPHIGHIRKEVVFDVLRRWLEYNGAEVTLIANVTDIDDKILLKEAEQDDPWWSIAYANERALHDAYSVLGCKPPTYEPRATGHIPEMIELVERLIGKGHAYVAPDGSGDVYFDVRSWPAYGELSNQRIDDMEAAADADPRGKRDPRDFALWKGFKKGHEPDTAAWPAPWGLGRPGWHLECSAMAGKYLGDEFDIHGGGLDLRFPHHENEQAQSRAAGRAFTRHWMHNAMVNLSGEKMSKSVGNSLLVSEVVKRVRPVELRYYLVATHYRSIIEYSEEALAEAVTTYERIEGFVARATEVTGGVELGTPCADFVEAMDDDLALPAALAALQAVLREGHKLLAEGDSTALRGCLASVRAMLDILGLDPLSSVWQGRGSGGAEHAALDTLVRALVEQREQARAERDFATADAVRDRLKEAGVAVEDTPSGPRWSVEGG from the coding sequence GTGAACCTGCGACTGTACGACACCGCCACGAGGAAGATCCACGACTTCGTGCCCATCACCCCTGGGCACGTCGGGATCTACCACTGTGGCCTGACCGTGCAGGGCCCGCCGCACATCGGGCACATTCGCAAAGAGGTCGTCTTCGACGTGCTCCGCCGCTGGCTCGAGTACAACGGCGCCGAGGTCACCCTGATCGCGAACGTCACCGACATCGACGACAAGATCCTGCTCAAGGAGGCCGAGCAGGACGATCCGTGGTGGAGCATCGCGTACGCCAACGAGCGCGCCCTGCACGACGCGTACTCCGTACTCGGCTGCAAGCCGCCGACGTACGAGCCGCGGGCGACCGGGCACATCCCCGAGATGATCGAGCTGGTCGAGCGGTTGATCGGCAAGGGGCATGCGTACGTCGCGCCAGACGGTTCCGGCGATGTGTACTTCGACGTGCGGTCATGGCCGGCGTACGGGGAGCTGTCGAACCAGCGCATCGACGACATGGAGGCGGCGGCCGACGCCGATCCGCGCGGCAAGCGCGACCCCCGTGACTTCGCGCTGTGGAAGGGATTCAAGAAGGGCCACGAGCCCGACACAGCGGCATGGCCGGCCCCCTGGGGCCTCGGCCGGCCGGGTTGGCACCTCGAGTGCTCGGCGATGGCCGGCAAGTATCTCGGTGACGAGTTCGACATCCACGGCGGTGGGCTCGACCTACGCTTCCCGCATCACGAGAACGAGCAGGCGCAGTCGCGCGCCGCCGGGCGGGCGTTCACCCGGCACTGGATGCACAACGCGATGGTCAACCTGTCCGGCGAGAAGATGAGCAAGTCGGTCGGCAACTCGTTGCTGGTCAGCGAGGTCGTGAAGCGCGTACGCCCGGTCGAGCTGCGCTACTACCTGGTCGCGACGCACTATCGTTCGATCATCGAGTACTCCGAGGAGGCGCTCGCCGAGGCCGTCACGACCTACGAGCGGATCGAGGGCTTCGTCGCCCGGGCGACCGAGGTCACCGGCGGCGTCGAGCTCGGTACGCCGTGCGCCGACTTCGTCGAGGCGATGGACGACGATCTCGCGCTGCCGGCCGCGCTGGCCGCGCTGCAGGCGGTGCTGCGCGAAGGCCACAAGCTGCTCGCCGAGGGTGACTCTACCGCGCTTCGCGGCTGTCTCGCGTCCGTACGCGCGATGCTCGACATCCTCGGACTCGACCCCCTGTCGTCGGTATGGCAGGGCCGCGGGAGTGGAGGCGCCGAGCATGCCGCGCTCGACACCCTCGTACGCGCCCTCGTCGAGCAGCGCGAGCAGGCGCGCGCCGAGCGCGACTTCGCGACCGCGGACGCGGTGCGCGATCGCTTGAAGGAGGCCGGCGTCGCCGTCGAGGACACCCCGTCCGGACCGCGCTGGTCGGTTGAGGGAGGCTGA
- a CDS encoding 4-hydroxy-tetrahydrodipicolinate reductase: MTNVCFAGVTGWTAPPILAGIDAADDLTLTAGVSRSAAGRSLVDATGYGEGQVYASVADALRAGPVDVLVDYTSASAVKDNVVTAIDAGVHVVVGSSGLTADDYADLDERARSRAVGVFAAGNFSMLAAILRRAAAIAAEKVGSWEIFDYASETKPDVPSGTARELAETLADVRRPGLGVPIEDLQGPVEARGADIAGTRVHSVRLPSYVVGAEVVFGAPGERLTMKYDPGTSPDLYAEGTLLAIRRVSEAAGVRRGLDTLLFD, translated from the coding sequence ATGACGAACGTCTGCTTTGCCGGAGTCACCGGCTGGACCGCGCCGCCGATCCTCGCCGGGATCGACGCGGCCGACGACCTCACCCTCACTGCGGGCGTCTCGCGATCGGCAGCGGGACGGTCGCTCGTCGACGCCACCGGATACGGCGAGGGCCAGGTGTACGCGAGCGTTGCCGACGCTCTGCGGGCCGGGCCGGTCGACGTGCTGGTCGACTACACCAGCGCGAGCGCGGTCAAGGACAACGTCGTGACCGCGATCGATGCGGGTGTACACGTGGTCGTCGGCTCGAGCGGGCTCACCGCCGACGACTACGCCGACCTCGACGAGCGAGCGAGGTCACGGGCCGTCGGGGTGTTCGCGGCCGGCAACTTCTCCATGCTGGCAGCGATCCTGCGTCGGGCGGCCGCGATCGCCGCGGAGAAGGTGGGCAGCTGGGAGATCTTCGACTACGCGAGCGAGACGAAGCCCGACGTGCCGAGCGGCACGGCGCGCGAGCTGGCCGAGACGCTCGCCGACGTACGCCGCCCCGGGCTGGGCGTACCGATCGAGGACCTGCAGGGACCGGTGGAGGCGCGCGGGGCCGACATCGCCGGTACGCGCGTGCATTCGGTGCGGCTCCCGTCGTACGTCGTCGGTGCCGAGGTGGTCTTCGGAGCGCCCGGCGAGCGGCTGACCATGAAGTACGACCCGGGCACGTCGCCAGACCTGTACGCCGAGGGCACGTTGCTCGCGATCCGGCGGGTCTCCGAGGCCGCCGGCGTACGTCGCGGGCTCGACACCCTGCTCTTCGACTGA